The window TCTAATTTTTTCTTTTTCTTTTCCGTCTTTTGTTTTTTCAATATATGGTTCTTCAGGAACAATAACTTGGAAGATATAATCTTGCATGCCCATTGATTCAACACGGCGTAGCAAGTCTTCTTTTACAGCATTTTCATAACCTGAATATGTTTGAATAACATACCAACGTCTTTTTGGTGCTTTTTCAGCCATTATAATACTACCTCAATAAGTTCTAAAATTCTAAGTGTAATCGCATCTACAGCTGCTACAAATAATGTAAATACTAACACGAAGATAATTACGCGTACTGCGTTGTCTGCGAAATCGCGGAAACCCGCCCATGAAATTTTTCTGAATTCTGGGAATGCAGGTAAAAAGAATGGATAGATAACTAAAGCAAGACCTAGTAATGCAATAATTAAAACTGTCCAAGCAAAAATCATATCATTAGGTGATCCACCTAATACTGGGAAATCAGCAGGAATGTGTAATCCTTGAACATTTCCAATAATCATAACAGCAATTGCAGCAGTGATTGTTGCAAGAATACCTAAGATTAAAGATTCGCCTTTATATTCTGTTTTTAAAATTTCAACCAGTTTATTTTTAGGTTGTTGTTCCTTTTTCTTAATTGCCATAATACTTTTCTCCTATTTGCTCTCTTTATGTAATGTATGCTTGCCACATTTTGGACAATGTTTATTTAGTTCTAAGCGTTCCTTTGAAATTTGCTTGTTCTTTGTTGTCGCATAATTTCTAGATAAACATTCGCTACATACTAAAATAATCTTTTCTCTCATTAAAAAACCACTCCTTTGTGGCCTGTGAATGTATTTTTATTTTACAACATTCTTACCACTTTAGTCAATGCTTAATAATTATAACATATAATTAGTGTTTCATTTTACACTTAA of the Acholeplasma hippikon genome contains:
- a CDS encoding preprotein translocase subunit SecE produces the protein MAIKKKEQQPKNKLVEILKTEYKGESLILGILATITAAIAVMIIGNVQGLHIPADFPVLGGSPNDMIFAWTVLIIALLGLALVIYPFFLPAFPEFRKISWAGFRDFADNAVRVIIFVLVFTLFVAAVDAITLRILELIEVVL
- the rpmG gene encoding 50S ribosomal protein L33; amino-acid sequence: MREKIILVCSECLSRNYATTKNKQISKERLELNKHCPKCGKHTLHKESK